From a single Sporosarcina oncorhynchi genomic region:
- the putP gene encoding sodium/proline symporter PutP codes for MSADMYQLISIVIYMLLMLFIGWYAFKRTTNLTDYMLGGRSLGPAVTALSAGASDMSGWLLMGLPGAIYASGLVESWIAIGLTIGAYLNWLLIAPRLRSYTQVSNDSITIPSYLENRLKDKSRLLRIASGIIILVFFTFYVSSGMVAGGKFFLSSFGLDYHVGLVIVSVVVIAYTLFGGFLAVSYTDFVQGLVMFLALLLVPIGGLVITGGLAETTASIKAVNPDLFKFVKGATLTGIISSVAWGLGYFGQPHIIVRFMAIKSVKETKSARRIGIGWMILSLLGAIATALVGVAYFEQNKGAELVDPETVFIVLGQIIFHPFIAGIMLAAVLAAVMSTISSQLIVTSSALIEDLYKAIIKSDASDERYVFLGRIAVLVVSLLAMVLAWPNNESILKLVSFAWAGFGGAFGPIIILSLYWRKLTATGALWGMVAGAITVGIWGNIKALSDTLYEIVPGFLICLLVTYIVSRITFKQNAEIDKEFYDAIELVKKER; via the coding sequence ATGTCAGCTGATATGTACCAACTAATTTCCATCGTTATTTATATGCTCCTTATGCTATTCATCGGCTGGTACGCATTCAAAAGGACAACCAACCTGACAGATTACATGCTTGGCGGGCGTTCGCTTGGACCGGCCGTCACCGCGCTAAGTGCTGGTGCCTCAGATATGTCCGGCTGGTTGCTAATGGGGCTTCCTGGAGCCATTTATGCGAGCGGGTTGGTCGAATCGTGGATTGCCATCGGGTTAACAATCGGCGCCTATTTGAACTGGCTTCTAATTGCCCCGCGATTGCGTTCCTACACACAAGTTTCCAATGACTCGATTACGATACCGAGCTATTTAGAGAACCGTCTGAAAGATAAATCCCGGTTGTTGCGCATTGCTTCAGGCATTATCATCCTTGTTTTCTTCACATTTTACGTATCGTCAGGAATGGTTGCAGGTGGAAAGTTCTTTTTGAGCTCGTTCGGACTTGATTATCATGTAGGACTGGTCATTGTTTCGGTCGTCGTTATCGCCTATACATTGTTTGGAGGATTCCTAGCTGTCAGCTACACGGACTTCGTACAAGGGTTAGTCATGTTCCTGGCCTTGCTGCTCGTTCCAATCGGTGGGTTGGTAATTACCGGAGGGCTTGCTGAAACGACTGCGAGCATCAAAGCGGTGAATCCTGACTTGTTCAAATTTGTGAAAGGAGCGACTCTAACAGGGATTATTTCGTCAGTTGCATGGGGATTGGGCTATTTCGGTCAACCACATATCATTGTTCGTTTTATGGCGATTAAATCGGTGAAAGAGACGAAAAGTGCTCGCCGAATCGGAATTGGTTGGATGATACTGAGTCTTCTCGGAGCGATAGCAACAGCTTTAGTCGGAGTCGCCTATTTTGAACAGAATAAGGGAGCAGAATTGGTCGATCCAGAAACAGTTTTCATCGTTCTTGGACAGATTATTTTCCATCCATTCATTGCAGGCATCATGCTTGCGGCTGTTCTAGCTGCAGTTATGAGCACGATTTCCTCCCAACTAATTGTTACATCATCCGCGCTTATTGAAGACTTGTACAAAGCAATCATCAAATCCGATGCGAGCGATGAACGTTATGTATTTCTTGGCAGGATTGCAGTCCTTGTCGTTTCACTTCTCGCGATGGTTTTAGCTTGGCCTAATAACGAATCCATATTAAAACTCGTTTCGTTTGCATGGGCGGGATTTGGTGGAGCTTTCGGTCCCATCATCATCCTGTCGCTTTATTGGCGAAAGCTTACAGCTACAGGAGCATTATGGGGAATGGTCGCAGGTGCAATCACAGTCGGGATATGGGGAAACATCAAAGCACTGTCCGATACACTTTATGAAATTGTCCCGGGTTTTCTTATTTGCCTGCTCGTCACATACATTGTGAGTAGAATAACTTTCAAACAAAACGCGGAAATTGACAAAGAATTCTACGATGCAATTGAATTGGTGAAAAAAGAACGTTGA
- a CDS encoding nucleoside deaminase, whose product MENHEKWLNVAIEMATESVRQGGGPYASIVVKDGTVIGTGTNRVHLDNDPSAHAELLAIREACSKLGTVDLSDCVLYASGEPCPMCLGAAYWSTVGHIYYACGKSEAKEIVGSASPVENFFSDQKKVPEDRLIPFTHLRTGKELEPFKAFISLD is encoded by the coding sequence ATGGAGAATCATGAAAAATGGTTGAACGTTGCAATTGAAATGGCAACTGAAAGTGTCCGGCAAGGGGGTGGACCTTATGCCTCTATCGTCGTTAAAGATGGTACTGTAATTGGGACGGGAACGAACCGTGTCCACTTGGATAATGATCCTTCCGCCCATGCAGAACTTCTTGCAATCCGGGAAGCTTGTTCAAAACTAGGCACAGTAGACCTTTCCGATTGTGTGTTATATGCAAGCGGTGAACCTTGCCCGATGTGTCTGGGTGCTGCTTACTGGTCGACAGTCGGCCACATCTATTATGCATGCGGAAAATCCGAGGCAAAAGAGATTGTCGGCTCCGCGAGTCCCGTGGAAAATTTCTTCTCCGATCAAAAGAAAGTACCTGAAGACCGGCTTATCCCTTTCACTCATCTGAGGACAGGAAAAGAACTCGAACCGTTTAAAGCATTCATCTCTCTTGATTGA
- a CDS encoding AMP-binding protein gives MSLLDNTVGEVLKSWAAKIPEHEAYVYPELGLRRTYEKFDQETDDLAKAFIGMGIQKGENVAIWSDNKPQWLLSQFATGKMGAVLVTVNTSYQAKELEYLLKQSEATTLILDERFKKTCYIDIIRSICPELEQTEDGVVSSGSLPNLKRIILMSDRQEKGIYKWSEFLAHATGITDEDLRERQQTMTPDDVINIQYTSGTTGFPKGVMLTHRNIVNNGKIIGDYMKLTSEDRVCIPVPFFHCFGCVLGNMAAVTHGSTMVIIEQFDPVKVLNAVQEEKCTALHGVPTMFIAELDHPDFTKYDTSTLRTGIMAGSTCPIEVMKKVISDMGASEITICYGQTESSPVITQTQTDNPIEKRVSTVGKPHPHVEVKIIDPATGVELPVGSPGELCTRGYHVMKGYYNDAVATREAIDEEGWLHTGDIAVMDEEGYIDITGRIKDVIIRGGENIYPREVEEFLYTHPGISDVQIVGVPDPKYGEELMAWIIPKQNANLNEEKVRAFCQGNISHHKIPKYIHFTDAYPMTASGKIQKFKLRELSIEKTLSHQS, from the coding sequence ATGTCTTTGTTGGATAACACAGTAGGAGAAGTACTGAAAAGTTGGGCTGCAAAAATTCCCGAGCATGAAGCGTATGTCTATCCGGAACTGGGTTTGCGTAGAACATATGAAAAGTTCGATCAGGAAACCGATGATCTGGCAAAGGCATTCATCGGCATGGGAATCCAAAAGGGCGAAAATGTGGCTATCTGGTCGGACAATAAACCTCAATGGTTGCTCAGTCAATTTGCGACAGGAAAAATGGGTGCAGTCCTCGTAACGGTGAACACGAGTTATCAGGCGAAAGAACTCGAATATTTGCTGAAACAATCAGAAGCGACAACATTGATTTTGGATGAACGATTTAAAAAGACGTGTTATATCGACATCATCCGCTCAATCTGTCCAGAGTTGGAGCAAACAGAAGACGGTGTCGTTTCGAGTGGCAGTTTGCCGAACTTAAAGCGCATTATCCTTATGTCGGATCGCCAGGAAAAAGGCATTTATAAATGGTCCGAGTTTCTGGCACATGCAACCGGCATTACAGACGAAGACTTACGTGAACGTCAGCAAACAATGACGCCTGATGATGTTATCAACATTCAGTACACATCAGGTACAACAGGTTTTCCAAAAGGGGTTATGCTCACACACCGCAATATCGTTAACAACGGAAAAATCATTGGAGACTATATGAAATTGACAAGTGAAGACCGTGTCTGCATTCCTGTCCCATTTTTCCACTGTTTCGGTTGTGTGCTCGGAAATATGGCGGCGGTTACACATGGTTCGACGATGGTCATCATCGAACAATTTGATCCGGTGAAAGTACTAAACGCTGTGCAAGAAGAAAAGTGTACAGCTCTTCATGGCGTGCCGACAATGTTCATTGCTGAATTGGACCATCCCGATTTTACAAAATATGATACATCTACATTGCGGACTGGTATTATGGCAGGCTCAACGTGTCCAATCGAAGTGATGAAGAAAGTGATTTCAGATATGGGTGCAAGTGAAATCACGATATGCTACGGTCAAACGGAGAGTTCACCCGTCATCACGCAAACGCAGACGGATAATCCAATTGAGAAACGCGTTTCAACTGTCGGGAAACCACATCCGCATGTCGAAGTGAAAATTATTGACCCCGCGACAGGAGTGGAACTGCCAGTCGGAAGTCCGGGAGAATTGTGCACAAGAGGGTATCACGTCATGAAAGGATACTATAATGACGCTGTTGCCACGCGTGAAGCAATTGATGAAGAAGGCTGGCTTCATACCGGAGATATTGCGGTTATGGACGAAGAAGGCTATATCGACATTACCGGCCGTATTAAAGATGTCATTATTAGGGGCGGAGAAAACATCTATCCGCGTGAAGTGGAAGAGTTCCTTTATACGCACCCTGGAATTTCTGATGTGCAGATTGTCGGTGTGCCGGATCCGAAATACGGTGAAGAATTAATGGCTTGGATAATCCCTAAACAAAATGCAAACCTGAATGAAGAAAAAGTGCGTGCGTTTTGTCAGGGGAATATTTCACATCATAAAATTCCGAAATACATCCATTTTACGGATGCTTATCCGATGACAGCATCGGGGAAAATCCAGAAATTCAAACTTCGAGAATTGTCGATTGAAAAGACATTGAGCCATCAATCATAA
- a CDS encoding FMN-binding glutamate synthase family protein: MSWLESISITTTLIVLFLVIIPITAAVFLYFYDKRQKQHAILRNYPILGRMRYMLEKTGPEFRQYLFDDDNKGEPFNRQEYLHMVMPGKYLSNVIGFGSKRDFEEPGYYIRNSMFTKQNEEMRVDNETLVNTMRYRVDEDGLFSRKEHREEIPALPWLLPEEDAIVIGPNCEHPFHARSLLGQSGMSYGALGENAITALSKGIGMAREAWMNTGEGGLSPHHLAGDAHIIAQIGSGLFGFRTEEGEFSWERLREKAEIPQVKAFEIKLAQGAKMRGGHVEGEKVTEEIAKIRNVVPYTTINSPNRFKQFTDYPTLFDFIEKIRDHGGKPVGIKVVIGGQQDAEELASFMHETGKGPDFISLDGAEGGSGATYQDLADSVGLPLKSSLILLDDALKKFNVRDRVKIIASGKITTPDKAAMALAMGADLVQIARGFMISVGCIMAHRCHTNDCPAGVATTDKHLQRGLVVEEKKFRVTNYILTMREGLFRIAAAAGLDSPTKLERHHLVYKDERGRVFPIE; this comes from the coding sequence ATGAGTTGGTTAGAAAGTATTTCTATAACGACAACACTTATTGTATTATTTTTGGTCATTATTCCGATAACGGCGGCAGTTTTTCTATATTTCTATGATAAACGGCAAAAACAGCATGCGATTCTTAGGAATTATCCGATCCTAGGGAGAATGCGCTATATGCTTGAAAAGACAGGACCGGAGTTTCGTCAGTATTTGTTCGATGATGACAATAAAGGCGAACCGTTCAATCGGCAAGAATATTTACATATGGTCATGCCTGGAAAATATTTGAGCAATGTGATCGGCTTCGGTTCCAAACGCGACTTTGAAGAGCCTGGCTATTATATACGTAATTCCATGTTCACGAAACAGAATGAAGAGATGCGTGTAGATAATGAGACATTGGTCAATACAATGCGCTATCGAGTAGATGAAGATGGTTTGTTTTCCCGCAAGGAGCATCGCGAAGAAATTCCTGCATTACCTTGGTTGTTGCCTGAAGAGGATGCGATTGTTATCGGTCCAAATTGTGAGCATCCATTTCATGCACGAAGTCTGTTAGGACAATCGGGTATGAGTTACGGGGCGCTTGGCGAAAATGCCATCACTGCATTGTCCAAAGGAATTGGTATGGCACGTGAAGCATGGATGAACACCGGTGAAGGGGGATTATCGCCGCATCATCTGGCGGGGGATGCTCATATCATCGCCCAAATCGGTTCAGGTTTATTCGGATTCCGTACGGAGGAAGGCGAATTCAGCTGGGAACGATTACGTGAAAAAGCGGAAATTCCACAAGTGAAAGCATTCGAAATCAAGCTTGCTCAAGGTGCTAAAATGCGAGGTGGTCATGTCGAAGGTGAAAAAGTGACGGAAGAAATTGCGAAAATCCGAAACGTCGTCCCTTATACGACGATCAATAGTCCAAACCGTTTCAAACAGTTCACGGACTATCCTACATTGTTCGATTTTATCGAAAAGATCCGTGACCATGGCGGGAAACCTGTCGGCATCAAAGTGGTAATTGGCGGACAGCAAGATGCAGAGGAACTTGCTTCCTTCATGCATGAAACAGGAAAAGGTCCTGACTTTATTTCGCTTGACGGAGCAGAAGGCGGTTCGGGTGCAACGTATCAGGATTTGGCGGACAGTGTGGGGTTACCGCTGAAATCATCGTTGATCCTGCTAGATGACGCATTGAAGAAGTTTAATGTCCGTGATCGAGTGAAAATTATCGCATCAGGTAAGATTACAACACCTGACAAAGCGGCGATGGCTCTTGCAATGGGCGCAGATCTTGTCCAAATCGCCCGGGGTTTCATGATTTCTGTAGGCTGTATTATGGCACATCGTTGTCATACGAATGATTGTCCTGCAGGTGTTGCAACAACTGACAAGCATTTGCAAAGGGGCTTAGTGGTTGAGGAAAAGAAATTCCGAGTTACGAACTATATTTTGACGATGCGCGAGGGTCTATTCAGGATTGCAGCAGCTGCGGGACTAGACTCGCCAACAAAGCTAGAGCGCCATCATCTTGTTTACAAAGATGAAAGAGGCCGTGTTTTCCCGATTGAATAA
- the nfsA gene encoding oxygen-insensitive NADPH nitroreductase: MHMVIELLKSHASVRDYKNIPLSREDVAELVNAGQHAASSNFVQAYSVIHVTDAQKRQQLAELAKNPRQILSAGAVLVFCADFCRLDKAAEIHGKQIDYSHAESTLVATVDVALFAQNVAVAAESKGYGICYIGGVRNAPLEISELFSLPEGVAPMFAMSIGVPDEANEVKPRLPVEAIIHENGYDASKYDDILPTYDETMSAYYRSRGTNQKDTVWSEQMADFLAQPRRTYMKEFLSKRGFTFN; the protein is encoded by the coding sequence ATTCATATGGTCATAGAGTTATTGAAATCACATGCATCTGTCAGGGACTACAAAAATATACCTTTATCAAGAGAAGATGTAGCGGAGTTGGTCAACGCTGGACAGCACGCAGCGAGCTCGAACTTTGTCCAAGCCTACTCAGTCATTCATGTTACAGACGCGCAAAAGCGGCAGCAACTTGCAGAACTCGCTAAAAATCCGCGACAAATCCTTTCAGCAGGTGCTGTGCTCGTGTTCTGTGCAGATTTCTGTCGTTTGGACAAAGCAGCTGAAATTCACGGGAAACAAATTGATTACTCACATGCGGAAAGTACGCTAGTTGCAACTGTCGATGTCGCACTCTTCGCTCAGAACGTTGCTGTCGCAGCCGAATCCAAAGGCTACGGAATCTGTTACATTGGCGGTGTGCGCAATGCTCCGCTTGAAATCAGCGAACTGTTCAGTTTGCCGGAAGGTGTTGCTCCGATGTTCGCGATGTCAATCGGCGTGCCAGACGAAGCCAATGAAGTGAAACCGAGATTACCGGTTGAAGCGATCATCCATGAAAATGGGTATGATGCCTCGAAATACGATGATATCCTTCCTACTTACGATGAAACGATGAGTGCCTATTACCGTTCACGCGGAACCAATCAAAAGGATACGGTCTGGTCTGAACAAATGGCAGATTTCCTTGCACAACCGAGACGGACTTATATGAAAGAGTTCCTGTCAAAGCGCGGTTTCACATTTAACTAA
- a CDS encoding class I SAM-dependent methyltransferase, which translates to MQFEELIDTLVQRFNEGSFIQATISQPRYKSSELVKVKLKPVQLKNEIHIQFEYHYERILKHENVKLTEVRAALQQQLEQFKQMQAEFTAEKVHIQLTKKFKVSWKAEKTATKKTADLSHNRKKNYLLDDETPYPFLIRLGVQTPDGKVKKQKYDKFRQINRFVEYIDDALAHLPKDRPVRILDFGSGKSYLTFALYHYLHLEKGLDIRVTGLDLKKEVIEECNVIAKDLEYDQLEFLVGDINDYNEETAVDMVVTLHACDVATDMALARAVKWGAKVILSVPCCQHELFSQIDSPALDVMLQHGLLKERFSALATDSIRAELLSIVGYDAQLLEFIDMEHTPKNILIRAYYTGKKPTAENMVKYEAFRDLLNAKPFLETELEEAGYLVRS; encoded by the coding sequence ATGCAATTTGAAGAACTAATCGATACGCTTGTGCAACGTTTTAATGAAGGGTCGTTCATCCAAGCGACAATTAGCCAGCCGCGCTATAAATCCAGTGAACTCGTAAAGGTAAAGCTAAAGCCCGTACAGCTGAAAAATGAAATCCATATACAATTTGAATATCACTACGAACGTATTTTGAAACATGAAAATGTCAAATTGACGGAAGTCCGTGCTGCCTTGCAGCAACAACTGGAGCAGTTCAAGCAAATGCAAGCGGAATTCACTGCTGAAAAAGTGCATATCCAATTGACGAAAAAATTTAAAGTTTCCTGGAAAGCAGAGAAAACAGCAACGAAGAAAACAGCTGATCTATCGCATAACCGAAAAAAGAATTATTTATTGGATGATGAAACACCTTATCCTTTCCTTATCCGGCTTGGTGTACAAACGCCTGACGGCAAAGTCAAAAAGCAGAAGTATGACAAGTTCCGTCAGATTAATCGGTTTGTCGAATACATCGATGATGCCCTTGCACACTTACCCAAAGATCGTCCAGTGCGTATATTGGATTTCGGCTCAGGTAAATCCTATTTGACGTTCGCGCTTTATCATTATTTGCATCTTGAAAAAGGTTTAGATATCCGTGTGACAGGTCTTGACCTGAAGAAGGAAGTCATCGAAGAGTGCAACGTGATTGCAAAGGATTTAGAGTATGACCAACTTGAATTCCTCGTCGGTGACATCAATGACTATAATGAGGAAACAGCTGTCGACATGGTCGTTACACTTCACGCTTGTGATGTCGCGACGGATATGGCACTTGCGAGAGCGGTCAAATGGGGTGCAAAAGTCATCTTGAGTGTTCCTTGCTGCCAACATGAGCTATTCTCACAAATCGACTCACCTGCTCTTGATGTCATGTTGCAACACGGCCTACTAAAAGAACGCTTTTCTGCACTTGCAACAGATTCCATACGCGCAGAACTACTATCTATTGTCGGCTATGATGCACAGTTGCTTGAGTTCATCGATATGGAGCACACACCGAAGAATATTCTGATCCGTGCCTATTACACAGGAAAGAAACCGACCGCGGAGAACATGGTGAAGTATGAAGCGTTCCGAGATTTGTTAAATGCGAAACCGTTTCTCGAGACGGAACTAGAAGAAGCGGGCTATCTTGTAAGGAGCTGA
- a CDS encoding nucleoside triphosphate pyrophosphohydrolase — MPIYNKLVRDLIPQIIERSGQLCTTRVLNDEEYSTELSMKMHEELAEYESAESADDALEELADLLELIHAATILHGSSISELEKIRQQKAAKRGGFEERIFLIDVEDA, encoded by the coding sequence ATGCCAATTTACAATAAACTCGTACGCGATCTCATTCCTCAAATTATCGAGCGATCGGGACAATTATGTACGACAAGGGTTTTAAATGACGAGGAATACAGTACTGAGCTCAGCATGAAAATGCATGAAGAGCTTGCGGAGTATGAATCAGCTGAATCGGCCGATGATGCACTTGAAGAGTTAGCGGACCTGCTCGAACTGATTCATGCAGCCACCATTCTTCATGGATCTTCCATCTCTGAACTGGAGAAAATCCGTCAGCAGAAGGCAGCGAAACGCGGTGGCTTTGAAGAGCGCATTTTCTTAATCGATGTGGAAGACGCTTAA
- a CDS encoding integrase, protein MNATRQDITEIITSTIRDVHMDVKLKHERTGVNMMYDFIKDEVLVDCERVQAACAELSEQMPLKTYVEVLTLHELGHALDREALLASLDLATERYEVKQLVITGKKATDLPYIEMLLEEHESDILFEKTAWNNAEMLNRFFQVVDWNCFETVKAHSMATYEALLHADLKLYEHLVKSTAAADVPLLT, encoded by the coding sequence ATGAACGCAACTAGACAAGATATAACTGAGATTATCACGTCGACGATTCGCGATGTACATATGGATGTGAAACTGAAGCATGAACGTACGGGAGTTAATATGATGTATGATTTCATCAAGGATGAAGTGCTTGTGGATTGTGAACGTGTGCAAGCGGCTTGTGCAGAATTATCGGAACAGATGCCGTTGAAGACGTATGTCGAGGTTTTAACCCTTCATGAACTAGGTCACGCGTTGGATCGCGAAGCTCTTCTAGCATCATTGGACCTCGCAACCGAACGATATGAAGTGAAGCAGCTCGTTATAACCGGAAAGAAGGCAACCGATTTGCCTTATATAGAGATGTTGCTGGAAGAGCATGAATCGGATATCCTCTTTGAGAAAACGGCGTGGAATAATGCAGAAATGTTGAACCGTTTCTTTCAAGTCGTTGACTGGAACTGCTTTGAAACAGTGAAAGCACACAGCATGGCAACGTATGAAGCTTTACTGCACGCAGATCTCAAGCTGTACGAACACCTAGTCAAGTCGACCGCAGCAGCTGATGTCCCGCTATTGACGTGA
- a CDS encoding diphthine--ammonia ligase: MSEQFVASWSGGKDSALAYYRAKLNGGVPERLLTMFEEDEKRSKSHALPLEIIEAQANSLGVPLIIRGADWNSYEGQFLGAMKECFEAGIPNGVFGDIDLEDHLTWVRTACAKVGMKAIHPLWMEPRRKLLEEFVNEGFEAYIIVVNTKMMPAAFIGRKFTIELMDELETLGIDSCGESGEFHTVVVDGPIFKTRIPLTFNGQHERDGYVFMDVALET; the protein is encoded by the coding sequence ATGAGTGAACAATTTGTTGCTTCCTGGAGTGGTGGCAAAGATTCCGCACTAGCCTATTATCGCGCTAAACTGAACGGTGGCGTACCTGAACGGCTCTTGACGATGTTTGAAGAAGATGAAAAGAGGTCAAAATCGCATGCATTGCCACTTGAAATCATTGAAGCCCAAGCAAATAGTTTAGGGGTACCTCTTATCATACGAGGTGCGGATTGGAACAGTTACGAAGGACAGTTCCTCGGTGCTATGAAAGAGTGTTTCGAAGCAGGTATTCCGAACGGTGTGTTCGGCGATATCGATTTGGAAGACCATCTTACTTGGGTTAGAACAGCTTGTGCAAAAGTAGGCATGAAAGCCATCCACCCGTTATGGATGGAACCGCGCCGCAAGTTGCTCGAGGAATTTGTGAATGAAGGATTTGAAGCGTACATCATTGTCGTGAATACAAAAATGATGCCAGCCGCGTTCATTGGACGTAAATTTACAATTGAACTCATGGATGAGCTTGAAACATTAGGGATTGATTCGTGCGGTGAGTCCGGAGAATTCCATACCGTTGTCGTGGACGGCCCAATTTTTAAAACTCGTATTCCGTTAACGTTCAATGGGCAGCATGAACGAGATGGGTACGTGTTCATGGATGTAGCGCTTGAAACGTAA
- a CDS encoding RNA polymerase sigma factor, with amino-acid sequence MTKDEKFEQVEKFIVENQHAHYRLAFSYVKNKENALDIIQDAILKALRSIDGLQEVKYMKTWFYRILVNTAIDFIRKHQRVSIMPDEILDIHLPPSENEVHDFDLQEAVDKLSPTYKTIILLRFFEDMKIDEIAEITGDNVNTVKTRLYAALRKLRVEMGEEKTI; translated from the coding sequence ATGACAAAAGATGAAAAGTTCGAACAGGTTGAAAAATTTATTGTTGAAAACCAGCACGCTCACTACCGACTAGCGTTCAGTTATGTGAAAAACAAGGAGAATGCACTTGATATTATTCAAGACGCCATCCTTAAGGCATTGCGCTCCATCGATGGGTTGCAGGAAGTAAAATATATGAAAACATGGTTTTACCGAATCCTTGTGAATACGGCTATTGATTTTATCCGCAAGCATCAGCGAGTGTCGATTATGCCCGATGAGATTCTAGATATCCATCTGCCTCCTTCTGAGAATGAAGTGCATGATTTCGATTTACAAGAAGCGGTAGATAAATTGTCCCCTACGTATAAAACCATCATATTATTACGTTTTTTTGAAGATATGAAGATTGATGAAATTGCCGAAATTACCGGTGATAATGTCAATACCGTAAAAACCCGTTTATATGCAGCTTTACGTAAATTGCGTGTCGAAATGGGAGAGGAGAAAACTATATGA
- a CDS encoding DUF3298 and DUF4163 domain-containing protein — protein MSKMNKLKRDYEKIEIPPELESVVNDAIRRSKPKRTKRPVFRNWMIGTAAASAIFVGSLNASPSFAQAMGKLPVLGSIVQVLTVNEIVFEEEKFSANLSSPAITGLGDADLQAALNEKYAEENKVLFDLFKADMEELEKAGGGYLGVDAGYEIMTDTDRILSIGRYQANTVGSSSTTFSYDTIDKVNNVLITLPSLFRDETYISAISDYIAGEIERQMAEDRDIVYFTEEDLGEGFSAIDANQQFYITAAGKLVISFDKYEIAPGSMGMITFEIPTEVVKDLLVSDLYIK, from the coding sequence ATGAGCAAAATGAATAAGTTGAAGAGGGATTATGAAAAGATTGAAATTCCGCCGGAACTTGAAAGCGTTGTTAACGATGCCATTCGGCGATCAAAACCAAAACGTACTAAACGCCCTGTTTTCCGTAACTGGATGATTGGTACGGCGGCGGCATCTGCGATTTTCGTCGGAAGCCTTAATGCCAGTCCTTCTTTTGCACAGGCGATGGGCAAACTGCCTGTTCTTGGTTCGATTGTGCAAGTGTTGACGGTTAATGAAATCGTGTTTGAAGAAGAGAAGTTTTCTGCGAATCTGTCTTCGCCTGCAATTACCGGTTTGGGCGATGCGGATTTACAAGCGGCGCTGAATGAAAAGTATGCGGAAGAGAATAAGGTTCTGTTCGACCTGTTTAAGGCGGATATGGAAGAGTTGGAAAAAGCGGGTGGCGGCTATCTTGGAGTGGACGCGGGATATGAAATTATGACGGATACGGATCGCATCCTATCCATCGGTCGTTATCAAGCAAATACAGTCGGTTCTTCATCGACGACTTTTTCATACGATACGATTGATAAGGTTAATAATGTTTTGATTACGTTGCCTAGCCTATTCCGGGATGAAACGTACATTTCTGCCATTAGTGACTATATAGCCGGTGAGATTGAACGCCAGATGGCAGAGGATAGAGATATTGTTTACTTTACAGAGGAAGATTTGGGCGAAGGGTTCTCAGCGATTGATGCCAATCAGCAATTTTATATTACGGCTGCTGGAAAACTGGTCATCTCGTTCGATAAATATGAAATCGCGCCTGGTTCTATGGGAATGATTACATTCGAGATTCCAACGGAAGTTGTGAAAGATTTGTTAGTTAGCGATCTCTATATTAAATAA
- a CDS encoding DinB family protein has product MVFEGNNKIRRKIYLAIDGLTDDEFNKVPSTGGWSPKQILEHLTLMETYIALKVSKELKNPTSRKAAKRYLILPDSPMVKGGMPKETLPSDTYKTISELKVELHNSRIYLLDVYDASCKDTLKQKSFEHPNLGLIPLYQWFPFVGQYEKCHLKRLKKTIEELLINDDTPQQSRVVR; this is encoded by the coding sequence ATGGTTTTCGAGGGGAACAACAAAATCCGGAGAAAGATTTATCTGGCTATTGATGGGCTGACTGATGACGAATTCAACAAAGTACCGTCTACAGGCGGGTGGTCCCCAAAGCAGATTCTGGAACACCTGACATTAATGGAAACATATATAGCATTAAAAGTTTCAAAAGAATTGAAGAATCCTACAAGCCGAAAAGCGGCGAAAAGGTACCTGATTCTTCCGGATAGTCCGATGGTCAAAGGCGGCATGCCGAAGGAGACGCTTCCTTCAGACACGTATAAAACGATTTCTGAACTGAAAGTGGAGCTGCACAACTCACGGATTTATCTACTTGATGTGTATGACGCGAGCTGTAAAGACACACTCAAACAGAAATCATTCGAGCATCCAAATCTTGGATTGATTCCGCTGTATCAGTGGTTTCCATTCGTTGGGCAATATGAAAAATGCCATTTAAAGCGATTGAAGAAAACAATTGAAGAATTACTTATAAATGACGATACACCACAGCAATCCCGTGTCGTCCGCTAA